One Methylophaga marina DNA window includes the following coding sequences:
- the ubiE gene encoding bifunctional demethylmenaquinone methyltransferase/2-methoxy-6-polyprenyl-1,4-benzoquinol methylase UbiE, with protein sequence MEVKETTHFGYKEVPTAEKAKHVAEVFHSVAGKYDLMNDLMSLGIHRFWKRFTILNSGVRRGATVLDIAGGTGDLTRKFSKLVGDTGKVVLADINASMLNVGRDRLTDDGIVGNIEYVQANAEALPFPDNSFNCITIAFGLRNVTDKDKALASMYRVLKPGGQLMVLEFSKPAEWMAPVYDAYSFKILPQLGKVFTGDEDSYRYLAESIRMHPDQETLKQMMENVGFERCEYHNMTAGIVSLHRGYKF encoded by the coding sequence ATGGAAGTTAAAGAGACAACGCATTTCGGTTACAAAGAAGTGCCCACTGCCGAAAAAGCCAAGCATGTAGCTGAGGTTTTTCACTCCGTTGCCGGTAAATATGATCTTATGAACGACTTGATGTCGCTTGGCATTCATCGTTTCTGGAAACGATTTACCATTCTCAACAGTGGTGTACGGCGCGGAGCTACAGTTCTAGATATCGCAGGCGGAACAGGTGACTTGACGCGAAAATTTTCCAAGCTTGTTGGTGACACAGGTAAAGTAGTGTTAGCTGATATCAATGCCTCAATGCTCAATGTTGGTCGTGACCGTCTAACAGATGACGGTATTGTCGGTAATATCGAGTATGTTCAAGCCAATGCAGAAGCTCTACCCTTTCCTGACAATAGTTTTAACTGTATTACCATCGCTTTTGGCTTGCGTAATGTCACGGATAAAGACAAAGCCTTAGCTTCAATGTATCGGGTTCTCAAACCCGGCGGTCAACTGATGGTCTTGGAGTTTTCTAAACCTGCTGAATGGATGGCCCCCGTTTACGACGCCTATTCCTTCAAGATATTGCCACAACTAGGAAAAGTATTTACTGGTGATGAAGACAGCTACCGCTATTTGGCTGAATCTATTCGTATGCACCCAGACCAAGAGACCTTGAAACAGATGATGGAAAATGTGGGATTTGAACGTTGCGAATATCACAATATGACTGCTGGCATCGTTTCACTCCATCGTGGTTACAAGTTCTAA
- a CDS encoding ubiquinone biosynthesis accessory factor UbiJ: MTTLLRPIEFAINQGLKQDPETCERLEAFENRVIVIHVEDWQQYLHVSFHQSTVKLSHNDEENADLLITAKALSLLKLAKQPEHLFSNEIHIHGNVQFAKQLQDVLDGFDFDWEQQIANITGDVIAQPLSYTIKHSFSWLNATQRSLSMSLSEYLREEAHILPDKIQIDDFMNDVDRLTADIDRLEARINRLETEY; this comes from the coding sequence ATGACTACACTATTGCGTCCTATCGAGTTTGCCATCAATCAGGGGTTAAAACAGGATCCTGAAACGTGTGAGCGCCTTGAGGCTTTCGAAAATCGCGTCATCGTTATCCATGTTGAAGACTGGCAGCAATATCTGCATGTCTCCTTCCATCAATCTACTGTCAAATTGTCACATAACGATGAAGAGAACGCTGACTTATTAATCACTGCGAAAGCCTTGAGTTTATTAAAACTCGCCAAGCAGCCTGAGCATTTATTTTCTAATGAAATCCATATTCACGGTAATGTTCAGTTCGCTAAACAATTACAAGACGTACTGGATGGTTTCGATTTTGATTGGGAACAACAAATAGCCAACATAACTGGTGACGTTATCGCCCAACCGCTTAGTTATACGATTAAACACAGTTTCTCATGGCTGAATGCAACTCAACGTTCATTATCTATGTCACTTTCCGAGTACCTTCGTGAAGAAGCGCACATATTACCGGACAAGATTCAAATTGATGACTTTATGAATGATGTGGACAGGTTAACTGCGGATATCGATCGACTTGAAGCACGAATAAACAGGTTGGAAACAGAGTATTGA
- the ubiB gene encoding ubiquinone biosynthesis regulatory protein kinase UbiB: protein MKANQLSRLIQINHVLAKHRLDEVIKAIHLLRPLRYFSFLSPHRWRNKQSTLPRGERLRLALQDLGPIFVKFGQVLSTRRDLLPPDIANSLAKLQDQVAPFPAEQAKQLIDKAYEAESIETLFAHIEPEPLASASIAQVHAATLKSGEQVVIKLVRPGIEPIIKRDIALLYTLASFAERYWSEGKRLRPREIVAELEKNLFDELDMLREASSASQLQRNFEGTTLLYVPKIYWKLTKPNILVQERIYGTPISDTEGLIAKGVDMAKLAEMGVEIFFTQVFKHSFFHADMHPGNIMVDSHDPANPRYVAVDFGIMGTLSPDDQRYLAENFLAFFNHDYRRVAELHVQSGWVPAETRLDEFEAAIRSVCEPIFARPLKEISFGQLLLRLFQTARRFNMEVQPQLVLLQKTLLNIEGLGRDLYPDLDLWKTAKPILESWMKEKMGWQAALRTLKQEAPHWAETLPEMPRLLYDLTKRAQDGQLNVNLASHDIQQLRKEIKKASYRSAAATSGAAFLVGAAVITGLDGYSTTMFAGLPVLSWVFGLWGLGLIYFSISNKS from the coding sequence ATGAAGGCTAATCAGTTATCCAGGCTGATTCAAATTAATCACGTCCTGGCAAAACATCGCCTGGACGAAGTGATCAAAGCAATCCATTTATTGCGTCCGCTTCGGTATTTCAGTTTTTTATCGCCACACCGCTGGCGCAATAAACAATCGACACTGCCTCGAGGCGAAAGATTAAGACTGGCATTACAGGACTTAGGACCTATCTTTGTAAAGTTTGGACAGGTGTTATCAACGCGTCGCGATCTCTTGCCGCCTGACATAGCCAATTCATTAGCTAAACTTCAAGACCAAGTAGCACCTTTTCCCGCTGAGCAAGCAAAACAACTGATTGATAAAGCCTATGAAGCAGAATCCATTGAGACATTGTTTGCTCATATTGAACCAGAACCATTAGCTTCTGCCTCCATTGCACAAGTACACGCAGCTACATTAAAAAGTGGTGAGCAAGTCGTTATAAAACTGGTTCGTCCTGGCATAGAGCCCATTATCAAGCGTGATATTGCTTTGTTGTATACCTTGGCATCTTTTGCTGAACGATACTGGTCTGAGGGAAAACGATTACGGCCCAGAGAGATCGTAGCTGAGCTTGAGAAGAACCTTTTTGATGAACTCGATATGTTGCGCGAGGCCTCTTCAGCCTCTCAACTGCAACGCAATTTTGAAGGCACCACCTTACTATATGTCCCCAAGATATACTGGAAGCTGACCAAGCCTAATATCCTGGTTCAAGAACGTATTTATGGCACGCCTATTAGCGATACTGAAGGTTTAATCGCGAAAGGTGTGGATATGGCAAAACTGGCAGAAATGGGGGTCGAAATCTTTTTCACCCAAGTATTCAAGCATAGTTTTTTCCATGCGGACATGCATCCCGGTAATATCATGGTGGATAGTCATGATCCGGCAAATCCACGTTATGTTGCTGTTGATTTTGGCATCATGGGGACATTATCTCCAGATGATCAGCGTTATTTAGCTGAAAATTTCCTTGCCTTTTTTAATCATGACTATCGCCGGGTTGCCGAGTTACATGTGCAATCAGGCTGGGTGCCGGCTGAGACTCGACTTGATGAGTTTGAAGCAGCCATAAGAAGTGTTTGTGAACCCATATTCGCTCGTCCTTTAAAAGAAATTTCTTTCGGACAACTGCTGCTGAGACTTTTCCAAACAGCGCGTCGTTTTAATATGGAAGTGCAACCACAGTTGGTGCTGCTACAAAAAACCTTACTGAATATTGAAGGCTTGGGCCGTGACCTCTATCCCGATCTGGATCTATGGAAAACAGCCAAACCCATTTTAGAATCATGGATGAAGGAAAAAATGGGCTGGCAAGCAGCGTTAAGAACGCTAAAGCAAGAAGCTCCTCATTGGGCTGAAACCTTACCCGAGATGCCGCGTCTATTATATGACCTGACTAAGAGAGCCCAAGATGGTCAGCTGAACGTTAATTTAGCATCACATGATATTCAACAGCTGCGTAAAGAAATCAAAAAAGCCAGTTATCGTAGTGCTGCTGCTACCTCTGGCGCTGCATTTTTGGTAGGCGCTGCCGTTATCACCGGTCTCGATGGTTACTCGACAACTATGTTTGCAGGGTTACCAGTACTGAGCTGGGTATTTGGGCTATGGGGGCTCGGTCTTATTTATTTTAGTATTTCAAACAAAAGTTAA
- the djlA gene encoding co-chaperone DjlA → MFKWIGLILGFILLSTMSVGLLILGIFGALIGLLFGGFADRIRAYGLGGANPFTSQTRQTVFLETVFVLMGKLAKADGRISQIEIDHVEAFIKKMGMSGEHRQEAIRQFKRGAEPDFDITDTMNHFKQHCGNTFNLKQVLLVYLIVMALADGKLDPQEKDILEQVSAQLGYNRAEFNRILDMVMSQASFARGHQQQYSSGPQRSYSDELADAYKALGVTEKSSNQEIKRAYRKLMSQYHPDKLMGQGVPEDMIAVATEQAKEIQLAYDLIKKHREQS, encoded by the coding sequence ATGTTTAAGTGGATTGGCCTTATTCTAGGCTTTATATTACTCAGTACGATGAGTGTAGGATTACTCATTTTAGGAATTTTTGGCGCACTGATTGGCTTACTGTTTGGTGGTTTTGCTGACCGTATACGAGCGTATGGTCTGGGCGGTGCTAATCCATTTACAAGTCAAACCCGTCAAACAGTTTTTCTTGAAACTGTGTTTGTTTTGATGGGGAAACTAGCGAAGGCAGATGGTCGAATCAGCCAGATTGAAATCGATCACGTGGAAGCCTTTATCAAAAAAATGGGGATGTCGGGTGAGCATCGACAAGAAGCCATCCGCCAATTTAAGCGAGGCGCAGAACCCGACTTTGATATTACAGACACAATGAATCATTTCAAACAACATTGTGGTAATACGTTTAATTTAAAACAAGTCTTACTGGTTTACCTGATAGTCATGGCCTTAGCTGATGGTAAGCTTGATCCACAAGAAAAAGATATTCTGGAACAAGTCTCTGCTCAGCTAGGATATAACCGGGCCGAGTTTAACCGTATTCTGGATATGGTGATGAGCCAGGCAAGTTTCGCAAGAGGTCATCAGCAGCAATACTCTTCCGGTCCGCAGCGCTCTTATTCTGATGAATTGGCCGATGCTTATAAAGCGCTTGGGGTGACTGAAAAGAGTTCTAATCAAGAAATTAAACGTGCTTATCGAAAACTGATGAGCCAATATCATCCGGATAAACTCATGGGACAAGGCGTTCCAGAAGATATGATTGCCGTTGCGACAGAGCAAGCGAAAGAAATTCAGTTAGCATACGATTTAATAAAAAAACATCGAGAACAAAGTTAA
- a CDS encoding formate--tetrahydrofolate ligase produces the protein MSDIEIAQQAAMQEVIQLAEKKLGLASQHIDPYGHFKAKVSLDVMDELANRPDGKLILVTAISPTPAGEGKTTTTIGLSDALNRIGKKSIVCVREPSMGPCFGLKGGAAGGGYAQVVPMEDINLHFTGDLHAIASAHNLLSAMIDNHIHHGNALQLDARRIVWQRVMDMNDRALRDIVVGMGGSANGYLREERFDIVVASEVMAIFCLANSLPELKQRLGDILIGYSVDGTPRYAREIMAHGAMAALLKEAIKPNLVQTLENNPAFVHGGPFANIAHGCNSVISTKMALKLSDYVVTEAGFGADLGAEKFIDIKCRKAGIKPDMAVVVATVKALKYHGGLELKELGEENLDALQVGLANLKRHLSNLQNEFGLRCVVAINHFVNDSDAEIELITTAVKEMGAEAILARHWAQGGAGAETLAERVVEILDSPAEPCRLLYPDSLPLWDKINQVAKRLYGSGEVVADKKVMDKIAMLNEQHGDIPVCMAKTPYSFSGDPSLRGTAENHTLTIRDVRLSNGAGFLVVLCGDVMTMPGLPKHPAAERIDIDDNGSIVGLF, from the coding sequence ATGTCTGATATTGAAATTGCCCAACAGGCTGCCATGCAGGAAGTCATCCAGCTCGCCGAGAAAAAGCTGGGTCTTGCCTCTCAACATATTGACCCATACGGACATTTCAAAGCGAAAGTATCATTAGATGTCATGGATGAGTTGGCAAACCGGCCCGATGGTAAGTTAATCCTAGTAACTGCTATTAGCCCGACTCCTGCTGGTGAGGGAAAAACGACAACCACGATCGGCCTGAGTGATGCGCTAAACCGAATTGGTAAGAAATCCATTGTCTGTGTACGCGAACCTTCTATGGGGCCATGCTTTGGTTTGAAAGGCGGGGCTGCCGGTGGTGGTTATGCTCAGGTAGTACCCATGGAGGATATCAATCTTCACTTCACGGGCGATCTGCATGCAATAGCTTCAGCCCACAATTTATTATCAGCGATGATTGATAATCATATCCATCATGGAAATGCCTTACAGTTGGATGCCAGACGTATTGTTTGGCAGCGAGTCATGGATATGAATGACCGTGCATTGCGGGATATCGTGGTGGGTATGGGCGGTTCTGCCAATGGTTATTTGCGTGAAGAGCGTTTTGATATCGTTGTTGCTTCAGAAGTTATGGCTATCTTTTGCCTAGCTAATTCTTTACCTGAGCTGAAGCAACGCTTGGGAGATATCCTGATCGGCTATTCCGTTGATGGGACACCAAGATATGCTCGAGAAATCATGGCCCACGGCGCTATGGCTGCATTATTAAAAGAAGCGATAAAACCCAATCTTGTGCAGACCTTAGAAAATAATCCAGCCTTTGTTCATGGTGGTCCATTTGCGAACATAGCGCATGGCTGTAATTCGGTTATCTCAACCAAAATGGCACTTAAGCTGAGTGATTATGTGGTCACTGAGGCGGGCTTTGGAGCGGATTTAGGTGCTGAGAAATTTATTGATATTAAGTGTCGCAAAGCTGGGATTAAGCCAGATATGGCTGTTGTTGTCGCCACAGTAAAAGCCTTGAAATATCACGGTGGTCTGGAACTGAAAGAGCTTGGCGAAGAAAACCTGGATGCGTTACAGGTGGGACTGGCTAATTTAAAACGGCATTTAAGCAACTTACAAAATGAGTTTGGTCTACGCTGTGTTGTTGCCATCAATCACTTTGTTAATGATAGCGATGCAGAAATAGAACTAATTACAACGGCTGTAAAAGAAATGGGGGCTGAAGCCATTCTTGCTCGTCATTGGGCACAAGGTGGGGCCGGTGCAGAAACACTGGCGGAACGTGTTGTCGAAATACTGGATAGCCCTGCTGAGCCTTGTCGTCTGTTATATCCTGATAGTTTACCGCTATGGGACAAAATCAATCAGGTTGCTAAACGTCTATATGGCAGTGGTGAAGTCGTTGCTGATAAAAAAGTGATGGATAAGATCGCTATGTTGAACGAGCAGCACGGGGATATTCCAGTTTGTATGGCAAAAACACCGTATTCTTTTAGCGGTGACCCGAGCTTACGTGGCACGGCTGAGAATCATACGCTGACAATTCGTGATGTTCGTCTGTCAAACGGTGCTGGTTTTCTGGTTGTACTTTGTGGGGATGTGATGACTATGCCTGGATTACCTAAGCACCCAGCTGCTGAACGTATTGATATTGATGATAATGGCTCAATAGTCGGGCTGTTTTGA
- a CDS encoding UbiX family flavin prenyltransferase, with the protein MLDQQQIALAITGASGAPYAKRLLQVLLKQGLTVHLMISTAGRIVLADELNWKLPARASDVQEKLSQEFDCVPEQLQVYGEQQWSSPLASGSHRVPAMIVCPCTMGTLSAIACGQSDNLINRAADVMLKEDRKLIVVPREAPFSVIHLENMLKLAKLGVCILPPNPGFYFNPTSLAEVVDFVVARILDQAKIEHDLMPRWGSNGLFGIRR; encoded by the coding sequence ATGTTGGATCAGCAACAAATTGCATTAGCCATTACCGGTGCTTCTGGCGCGCCTTACGCGAAGCGTTTATTGCAGGTATTACTCAAGCAAGGGCTCACGGTACATTTAATGATTTCTACCGCTGGTAGAATTGTGCTCGCTGATGAACTCAATTGGAAGTTGCCTGCAAGAGCATCGGATGTGCAGGAAAAGCTGAGTCAGGAATTCGACTGTGTTCCTGAACAATTGCAGGTTTATGGTGAACAACAATGGTCATCACCACTGGCAAGTGGTTCACATCGCGTGCCCGCCATGATTGTGTGCCCATGTACCATGGGAACGTTATCAGCAATTGCTTGTGGTCAGAGTGATAATTTAATCAACCGTGCTGCCGACGTCATGCTTAAAGAAGATCGGAAATTGATCGTGGTTCCAAGAGAAGCGCCATTTTCTGTGATTCATCTCGAAAATATGTTGAAGTTAGCTAAACTGGGAGTCTGTATTTTGCCACCCAATCCTGGATTTTATTTTAATCCAACATCCTTAGCTGAAGTGGTCGATTTTGTTGTCGCGAGAATACTTGACCAAGCCAAGATAGAGCATGACTTGATGCCGCGATGGGGGAGTAATGGGCTATTCGGGATTCGTCGTTAA
- a CDS encoding glutaminyl-peptide cyclotransferase: MKLKSILLTTLVLASTAAWAEPSHRAFVTNEKDNTVSVIDTKTNEVINTINIGERPRGIGLSPDQKQLYVAISEEGAIAVVNLDTLEVVKKLDAGDDPETFDVAPNGNIYISNEDDAQASVIDPKTGETIEVIPVGLEPEGVAVSPDGSLVLVTSESTNMVHVIDTAKHKVVKNILVAARPRGLAFNSDGSLAYSSSEVGNEVTIIDTKTLSIIKQAEIDLPNSKPMDIAVSPDDKTIYVTTGRGNSVAVLDAKTLEMQANIPVGKRVWGLGMTRDGSRLYTADGVSGTVSVVDTATNKNIKTINVGKFPWGVVVDD; the protein is encoded by the coding sequence ATGAAATTAAAAAGTATTTTGTTAACGACATTGGTTTTAGCCAGCACAGCGGCCTGGGCTGAACCTTCACACCGTGCATTTGTGACCAATGAAAAAGACAATACAGTCAGTGTTATTGATACAAAAACCAATGAGGTAATCAATACCATCAATATCGGAGAACGTCCTAGAGGTATCGGTTTATCGCCAGACCAAAAACAGCTTTATGTTGCCATCAGTGAGGAAGGCGCTATTGCCGTTGTAAATCTTGATACATTAGAAGTGGTAAAAAAACTGGATGCAGGTGATGATCCGGAAACATTTGATGTGGCACCTAATGGCAATATCTACATTTCTAATGAAGATGACGCACAAGCCAGTGTGATTGATCCCAAAACAGGCGAAACCATTGAAGTGATTCCCGTTGGTCTGGAACCAGAAGGTGTCGCTGTTTCACCTGACGGAAGTCTGGTATTGGTCACCAGCGAGTCCACCAACATGGTGCATGTTATCGATACTGCAAAACATAAAGTGGTGAAAAATATTTTGGTTGCTGCACGTCCTCGTGGTCTAGCATTTAACAGTGACGGTTCATTGGCTTATTCAAGCAGTGAAGTGGGTAATGAAGTCACTATTATCGACACCAAAACGCTGTCCATTATCAAACAAGCAGAAATCGACTTACCTAATTCAAAACCGATGGACATAGCGGTTAGTCCTGATGATAAAACAATCTACGTGACAACTGGTCGTGGTAATTCTGTCGCAGTACTTGATGCCAAAACGCTTGAGATGCAGGCTAATATCCCTGTAGGCAAACGTGTATGGGGCTTAGGAATGACTCGTGATGGTTCGCGTTTATACACAGCAGATGGCGTGAGTGGCACGGTTTCTGTGGTTGATACAGCGACAAACAAAAATATCAAAACTATCAACGTTGGAAAATTCCCATGGGGCGTAGTGGTTGACGATTGA
- a CDS encoding ABC transporter substrate-binding protein, whose protein sequence is MLKNLGIAMLLLWPQIIFANTINVTLHYIGPTDGQVWAGIQQGLTEANLQGQFLGQTYDVKNITEEEVDALPASEITAVLVGTDAKHMLEIAKLNKLTTVPVFNLSSDADSLRQVCLPNLLNIPLSKQMKQDALAQWQNKNPDKLVTAHAWHHDFVKFAASQLNNRFTRNHKTQMTDDAWAGWAAIKMLSDTVARTQKTDSAAMLNYLKKDLSFDGQKGDTATFRDTGQLRQIVLLIDKDDNIVAEAPLRGVKGGLDSLGLISCK, encoded by the coding sequence ATGCTGAAGAATCTCGGGATTGCCATGCTGCTGTTATGGCCCCAAATCATTTTTGCCAATACTATTAATGTGACGCTTCACTACATAGGTCCTACAGATGGCCAAGTGTGGGCTGGTATTCAGCAAGGTCTAACAGAGGCTAATTTGCAAGGTCAGTTTCTAGGCCAGACATATGATGTTAAAAACATTACGGAAGAAGAGGTTGACGCATTACCAGCGTCTGAGATAACGGCGGTTCTGGTTGGCACTGATGCAAAGCATATGCTGGAAATAGCTAAACTGAATAAGTTGACTACTGTACCGGTCTTTAATTTGAGTTCAGATGCTGACAGTCTGCGACAGGTTTGTTTGCCAAACTTATTAAATATTCCCCTGAGTAAGCAAATGAAGCAGGATGCATTAGCTCAATGGCAAAATAAAAACCCAGATAAATTAGTAACAGCGCATGCCTGGCATCATGACTTTGTAAAATTTGCAGCGTCACAACTCAATAATCGTTTTACCAGAAACCATAAAACACAAATGACGGATGATGCATGGGCCGGATGGGCTGCTATCAAAATGTTGTCTGATACTGTAGCGAGAACTCAAAAAACGGATTCTGCAGCTATGCTGAACTACCTCAAGAAGGACTTGTCTTTTGATGGACAAAAAGGTGACACCGCCACATTCAGAGATACTGGACAATTACGTCAGATTGTTCTGCTGATAGATAAAGATGACAACATCGTTGCCGAAGCACCTTTAAGAGGTGTTAAGGGTGGGCTGGATAGTCTTGGACTAATCAGCTGTAAATAA
- the secF gene encoding protein translocase subunit SecF: protein MQFFNKQTHIKFMSKRWPALVFSSILLIVSIGSLITQGLTFGIDFTGGTMIELGYQEPANLDNIRSTLQNGGYPQAVVQNFGSIHDVLVRLPIIETENMAEISNNVVSLLQVDSSNAIDVRRVEFVGPQVGDDLTEQGGLAVLYALIGILIYVAFRFEYRFAIASVAALVHDVIITLGFFSITHVEFDLTVLAAVLAIIGYSLNDTIVVFDRVREGFLKARKASPQEVIDSSLNETLSRTLMTSFTTLLVVFALFVLGGEVIHSFAEALLLGIMIGTYSSIYVASSAVLFMGVSKEDLLPPVKESDQEIGEDGSQV from the coding sequence ATGCAGTTTTTTAATAAACAAACGCATATCAAATTTATGTCGAAACGCTGGCCTGCGCTGGTGTTCTCGAGCATATTACTGATTGTTTCTATCGGTTCGTTGATAACTCAAGGCTTAACCTTTGGTATCGACTTTACTGGTGGAACCATGATCGAGCTCGGTTATCAGGAACCGGCTAATCTAGATAACATCCGATCAACCCTTCAAAACGGTGGATATCCTCAGGCTGTTGTTCAGAATTTTGGTTCTATCCATGATGTTTTAGTTCGTTTGCCGATAATCGAAACTGAGAATATGGCTGAAATCAGTAACAATGTTGTCTCGCTGCTACAAGTCGATTCCAGTAATGCCATCGATGTGCGTCGTGTCGAGTTTGTTGGCCCTCAGGTAGGCGATGATTTAACTGAACAAGGCGGTTTAGCGGTTTTATATGCCTTAATTGGTATTTTGATTTATGTGGCTTTCCGTTTTGAATATCGTTTTGCTATCGCCTCTGTTGCCGCCTTGGTGCATGACGTTATTATCACTCTAGGTTTCTTTTCCATAACCCATGTTGAGTTTGATCTAACGGTACTTGCCGCTGTATTGGCAATCATTGGTTATTCTCTCAACGACACCATTGTGGTTTTTGACAGAGTCAGGGAAGGATTTTTAAAAGCGCGTAAGGCCTCACCACAAGAAGTGATTGATTCATCTTTAAATGAAACCTTGAGTCGTACGCTGATGACTTCATTTACGACGCTGCTGGTTGTTTTTGCCTTATTTGTGCTTGGAGGTGAAGTCATTCATTCCTTTGCAGAGGCGTTACTGTTAGGCATCATGATTGGTACTTATTCATCGATCTACGTAGCAAGCTCTGCTGTGCTCTTTATGGGGGTAAGTAAAGAAGATTTGCTACCACCAGTGAAGGAGAGTGACCAGGAAATTGGTGAAGATGGTAGCCAGGTTTAA